The Leisingera caerulea DSM 24564 genomic sequence CACCCCCGACGGCAAGCCGGTGGGCCGGGTCACCTCCGGCGCCTATGGCTATTCCGTCGGCAAATCGCTGGCGCTGGGATATGCCAACCCGGCAGTTGCCAAGCCGGGCGATGAGGTTGAGGTCTTCATCCTGGGCAAGCCGCACAAGGCGCGCATTCTGGAAGCGGCAGCTTTCGACCCCTCCGGCGCGCGTCTGCGGGCCTGACTAAACGGTATGGCCGGACTGAAACACCAAGGGCAGCGCCCGACCCTGGGTGGGTGCGAAAGCGCCCTCCCGTGGGGAGGGTCGGGCGCTGCCCGGCCTTCGTCCGGGCGGAACTTACCTGTGAGGCAGAGCTAGATCGGTTGCATCCCAGCCGTCAGCCACTCCGCAAATGCCCCCTCGCCCACATCACCAGTGGCGAGGTCCTCCATCATGCGCACGCCCTCCACCGGGTCCGGGCGGAACTGGTACCCGTTCAGACGCAGGAAGGTGACAGCGGTCACAAACGCCGTGCGCTTGTTGCCATCGACAAAGGCATGCGCCTTGGCAATGCCAAACGCATAAGCCGCGGCGACCTCCGCCACACCCGCATCCGAATAGGCCGCAAGGTTGATCGCCCGCGCGCAACCCATTTCCAGCAATGCCCTGTCACGCATCCCCGCCGCGC encodes the following:
- a CDS encoding type II toxin-antitoxin system death-on-curing family toxin, which encodes MSTYKWVPLAAVTVIHDRQIARHGGAAGMRDRALLEMGCARAINLAAYSDAGVAEVAAAYAFGIAKAHAFVDGNKRTAFVTAVTFLRLNGYQFRPDPVEGVRMMEDLATGDVGEGAFAEWLTAGMQPI